ATCCGGCTTCATCAATAAGTGTTTGCTATCTAAACTCTTTGGGATAAAACTTTGAACATGATCCATTCTTCATGCAAGGTGAGTTCTTATTGTACGGACTACATGGACCATGTATCATGTAATTTTGAACAGTTCCATATAGATTTGACATTTCATTTTTATGAGGAATCTCAGTTGTTATATGTTTGTTTGTGTCATCTAGTGTTTGTGTCTTGAACTTGTTACTCATGAATAAAAGGATATGCGCATGCGAAAGTATTCTCTTTTGAAACTCTATAGTGCAAACatctaaaaattgaaaaagacaaaTGAGCAAAACATTACAACATAAGATTTTAATAAGGTGTTGCATAAACACAGACTTACATCCAGAAATTTTGCCAaaaatttttctctcttttaggtCATCAATCAAGCCATCAAGTTTGATCTTGAAAACTCGACACAATATATCAGAGCGATCTTCTGTCTTTAATCCAATGGGAGTCACTTCTCTTTTTATCTCATCCCATTCAGGGTTACATGTCATAGTGATAAAATAGTTAGGATATCTTGCATATATGTAAATTACAAATGCATCTTTACAATTATTCATCATGTACCTAGGTCCACCAGTAAAAGTACTAGGAAGAATGGTTCTTTTGCTAAGCCTTGCAGCATCTACATCCTCGTTTATAAGACTTTCATGCAGACATTTGTATTTATCAACCCTCAACTGTGGT
This region of Arachis hypogaea cultivar Tifrunner chromosome 8, arahy.Tifrunner.gnm2.J5K5, whole genome shotgun sequence genomic DNA includes:
- the LOC140174703 gene encoding uncharacterized protein, with product MAKSERLKSFRCKQPQLRVDKYKCLHESLINEDVDAARLSKRTILPSTFTGGPRYMMNNCKDAFVIYIYARYPNYFITMTCNPEWDEIKREVTPIGLKTEDRSDILCRVFKIKLDGLIDDLKERKIFGKISGYVCTIEFQKRILSHAHILLFMSNKFKTQTLDDTNKHITTEIPHKNEMSNLYGTVQNYMIHGPCSPHTGNGRTVKKKECVLDNKFIVPYNLELLLKFGYHINVKYTCQTSSIKYLFKYVHKGNDRSGLFGYEIQEKESFVIRLSFHLEDEQLMVYSETSNVNDIVERAISQVHVFGTDGGEHVISLCSKSDLC